Proteins encoded within one genomic window of Clupea harengus chromosome 10, Ch_v2.0.2, whole genome shotgun sequence:
- the rab3ab gene encoding RAB3A, member RAS oncogene family, b, with the protein MASATDARYGQKESADQNFDYMFKILIIGNSSVGKTSFLFRYADDSFTPAFVSTVGIDFKVKTIYRNDKRIKLQIWDTAGQERYRTITTAYYRGAMGFILMYDITNEESFNAVQDWSTQIKTYSWDNAQVLLVGNKCDMDDERVVAAERGRQLSEHLGFEFFEASAKDNINVKQTFERLVDIICEKMSESLDAGDPAVTGAKQGPQLTEQPAAPQQDCAC; encoded by the exons ATGGCCTCAGCTACAGATGCTCGCTATGGACAGAAGGAGTCCGCCGACCAAAACTTTGACTACATGTTCAAGATCCTGATCATCGGCAACAGCAGTGTGGGCAAGACGAGCTTCCTGTTTCGTTACGCCGACGACTCGTTCACCCCAGCCTTCGTGAGCACTGTGGGCATCGACTTCAAGGTGAAGACCATCTACAGGAATGACAAGAGGATCAAGCTGCAGATCTGG GACACAGCCGGGCAGGAACGTTACAGGACCATCACCACAGCCTACTACAGAGGAGCCATGGGCTTCATCCTCATGTACGACATCACCAACGAGGAGTCCTTCAACGCCGTGCAGGACTG GTCGACACAGATCAAAACATACTCCTGGGACAACGCCCAGGTCCTGCTGGTGGGGAACAAGTGTGACATGGACGACGAGAGGGTGGTGGCcgcagagaggggcagacagcTGTCCGAACACCTGG GGTTTGAGTTCTTCGAGGCCAGTGCCAAAGACAACATCAACGTGAAACAGACCTTCGAGCGGCTGGTGGACATCATCTGCGAGAAGATGTCCGAGAGTCTGGACGCCGGGGACCCTGCCGTGACGGGAGCCAAACAGGGCCCCCAACTCACCGAGCAGCCGGCAGCCCCGCAGCAGGACTGTGCAtgctaa